The DNA segment AATATTAATATCACCTTTAATTGTTGTTGTAATCTTACCTTTTATAAATATATCTTTAAAAAAGAGGACTGCACTGTTTACCATAACATTCAAACACAATCTTTCATTTTGTGCATCGGTTTTGAAAAAGCTTTTAAAGTCATCAATTGTAAGATTTAGATGTTCTAATTGATTAAAAGTTAGTTCAATAGTTTTTTCTATCATCTCTTTATTTAAGTCATCATTTGAAATCATTATCTCTAATGCTTGATTTTGTAACTTTATAAGTCCTAAAGGATATGTTAGTTGTTCTGTCATCATCTCAATCATTTCAGTAATAGCAAGCATTTTTGACTGTTTAAAAAGAAGTTCATCTTTTTTTCTAATATCCAATAGTTGTTTTTGAACAATACTGTTTAGATTTTTATTAACTTGACTTAACTCTTTTATAGTATGGGTAAGACTTAAATGAAGCTCAACTCTTTTTAACAAAACTTGAGAAGAAAATGGTTTAGTTATATAATCAACGGCACCTTGATTTAAGCCTTTTACAATATCTCCTTCTTCATCTTTTACTGTTAAAAAGATTATAGGAATATCTCTTGTTAGTACGTTTTCTTTTAATATTTTACACACTTCAAAACCACTTAGTGTAGGCATAACAATATCTAAAAGAATCAAATCAAAATAGTTTTTTTCAACTAACTCTAAAGCCTTCTCTCCACTTTGTGCATAGATAACATTGTAATCTTTTAATATGTTCATTGCAACTTGTAGATTTTTTGCATCATCATCAACAAGAAGTATCTTCTCTTCAAATTTTTTTTCCATATTAATTACTCCCTTTCACTTTGCATCTCTTCTAGCTTTTTTAGTTTTATATAATTTCTAGCTTTTGTTAATAACTCAATTGAGATGAAAGGTTTTACAACATAATCAATCCCTCCACACTCATAAGCTAATTCAATATCATTTGAAGACTCTTTCCCTGAGAGAAAAATAATTGGTATTTTACAATTTTTTGAACTCTCTTTTATAATTTTACAAACCTCATAACCATCTAAATCAGGCATCATTATATCAAGCAAAATAAGATCAAAACTGTTTTCATCAATTAGTTTTAATGCAGCTTTGCCACTCTTTGCATAAAACATTTTATACCCTTCACTTTTTAGGATATTCATTGCCATTTGAATATTTTTTGGTGTATCGTCTACAA comes from the Halarcobacter ebronensis genome and includes:
- a CDS encoding response regulator produces the protein MEKKFEEKILLVDDDAKNLQVAMNILKDYNVIYAQSGEKALELVEKNYFDLILLDIVMPTLSGFEVCKILKENVLTRDIPIIFLTVKDEEGDIVKGLNQGAVDYITKPFSSQVLLKRVELHLSLTHTIKELSQVNKNLNSIVQKQLLDIRKKDELLFKQSKMLAITEMIEMMTEQLTYPLGLIKLQNQALEIMISNDDLNKEMIEKTIELTFNQLEHLNLTIDDFKSFFKTDAQNERLCLNVMVNSAVLFFKDIFIKGKITTTIKGDINIHVNFVLAELKHILIKLLFNIVYLFEEIKQKDKKIELFFSEYNDYIQLDLKTNIDSKNTKYIKELFDKIEFDLDSSANYYFGLHLVKIIAEKNNALVYVDEENGLFSFNIKFFK
- a CDS encoding response regulator; translation: MIANILIVDDTPKNIQMAMNILKSEGYKMFYAKSGKAALKLIDENSFDLILLDIMMPDLDGYEVCKIIKESSKNCKIPIIFLSGKESSNDIELAYECGGIDYVVKPFISIELLTKARNYIKLKKLEEMQSERE